In Juglans regia cultivar Chandler chromosome 5, Walnut 2.0, whole genome shotgun sequence, the following are encoded in one genomic region:
- the LOC109002605 gene encoding uncharacterized mitochondrial protein AtMg00810-like: MAQLEGFEDPAHPNFSSQVDPSLFTYHQDTVHAFLLVYVDDILVTSNDRSFVASLISKLQLDFVMKDLGQLSYFLGIEATCDSSSLHLRQKRYVIHLLDLVKLLGIHPYRAPYISGSKLSKFDGKVLLGPLEYRHTVGALQYVTLTRPDIAFSLNKLCQHMQASTTTTHWTTAKRVLHYLNNTLDYGLFYTPGSFSINAYCDSDWDGDPDDRRLMCGYGIYVGPNLISWSAKNQPVVFESSTEAEYRCLALVTAEVYWLRMRLCEL; the protein is encoded by the exons ATGGCTCAATTGGAGGGTTTTGAGGATCCTGCACATCCGAATTTT AGTTCTCAGGTTGATCCTTCTTTGTTCACCTATCACCAAGATACTGTGCATGCTTTCTTGCTGGTGTATGTGGACGACATCCTTGTGACCTCTAATGATCGGTCCTTTGTTGCTTCTCTAATTTCCAAGTTGCAGCTCGATTTTGTTATGAAGGATCTCGGTCAGTTGTCTTATTTTCTGGGTATTGAAGCCACATGTGATTCCTCAAGTTTGCACCTTCGCCAGAAAAGGTATGTCATTCATCTCTTGGACCTTGTCAAGCTTCTTGGCATTCATCCTTATCGTGCTCCCTACATTTCCGGCTCCAAACTGTCTAAATTTGATGGTAAGGTACTTCTGGGTCCTTTAGAGTATCGCCACACTGTGGGTGCCTTACAATATGTCACTCTCACCCGTCCGGATATAGCTTTCTCCTTGAATAAGCTATGCCAACACATGCAGGCCTCGACTACTACTACTCACTGGACAACAGCCAAACGAGTATTGCATTATTTGAATAACACCCTTGATTATGGCCTCTTCTACACACCTGGTTCATTTTCGATTAATGCCTACTGTGACTCTGACTGGGATGGTGATCCTGATGATAGAAGATTGATGTGTGGTTATGGCATCTATGTTGGTCCCAACCTCATCTCTTGGTCTGCGAAGAACCAACCTGTGGTCTTTGAATCCAGTACTGAGGCCGAATATAGATGTTTAGCCTTGGTTACGGCTGAGGTTTATTGGCTGCGTATGCGCTTATGTGAGCTGTAA
- the LOC109002618 gene encoding WUSCHEL-related homeobox 2 isoform X1 — MEGDNVDIGGAVETPVSSSRWNPTKEQITMLENLYSQGIRTPSAEQIQQITSRLRAYGHIEGKNVFYWFQNHKARQRQKQKQESSMAFANGYFHRTQPLFPPCPNVFCRPYYLAHNDLGFYPQYHQPKVFLAAGGMGSRSSRTEKLEKPRSAYDGAGYNSVQLGYDHHHHVPMDTCNNSAGVITNSSQETLSLFPLHPTGILQGKTGKSSIVSGNSTGTSSFSEIDHQEGSGDQLYFDFFSGEGSCESDYS, encoded by the exons ATGGAGGGTGATAATGTGGATATTGGTGGTGCGGTTGAGACTCCAGTGAGTTCCTCACGCTGGAATCCGACAAAGGAGCAGATAACTATGCTTGAGAACTTGTATAGTCAAGGCATAAGGACCCCAAGTGCTGAGCAAATACAGCAAATCACGAGCAGGTTACGGGCTTACGGTCACATTGAGGGGAAGAATGTGTTTTATTGGTTTCAGAACCACAAGGCTCGGCAAAGGCAGAAGCAGAAGCAAGAGAGCAGCATGGCTTTTGCCAATGGCTACTTTCACAGGACTCAGCCATTGTTCCCTCCTTGCCCAAATG ttttctgCAGGCCATATTATTTAGCGCATAACGATTTAGGGTTCTATCCCCAGTACCATCAGCCCAAGGTTTTTCTGGCCGCGGGAGGGATGGGGAGCAGATCATCAAGGACTGAAAAACTGGAGAAGCCCAGATCTGCCTACGATGGCGCAGGTTACAACAGTGTCCAACTGGgatatgatcatcatcatcatgtgccTATGGACACTTGCAATAATTCTGCCGGTGTCATCACCAATAGTAGTCAGGAAACTTTGTCACTTTTTCCCTTGCACCCAACCGGCATTTTACAAGGAAAAACAGGAAAATCTTCCATTGTTTCGGGGAACTCAACCGGTACTTCTAGTTTTTCTGAGATTGATCATCAAGAAGGTTCAGGTGACCAACTTTACTTCGATTTTTTCTCGGGAGAAGGTTCCTGTGAAAGTGACTATAGTTGA
- the LOC109002618 gene encoding WUSCHEL-related homeobox 2 isoform X2, which yields MEGDNVDIGGAVETPVSSSRWNPTKEQITMLENLYSQGIRTPSAEQIQQITSRLRAYGHIEGKNVFYWFQNHKARQRQKQKQESSMAFANGYFHRTQPLFPPCPNVFCRPYYLAHNDLGFYPQYHQPKVFLAAGGMGSRSSRTEKLEKPRSAYDGAGYNSVQLGYDHHHHVPMDTCNNSAGVITNSSQETLSLFPLHPTGILQGKTGKSSIVSGNSTGTSSFSEIDHQEGSGSLICSRS from the exons ATGGAGGGTGATAATGTGGATATTGGTGGTGCGGTTGAGACTCCAGTGAGTTCCTCACGCTGGAATCCGACAAAGGAGCAGATAACTATGCTTGAGAACTTGTATAGTCAAGGCATAAGGACCCCAAGTGCTGAGCAAATACAGCAAATCACGAGCAGGTTACGGGCTTACGGTCACATTGAGGGGAAGAATGTGTTTTATTGGTTTCAGAACCACAAGGCTCGGCAAAGGCAGAAGCAGAAGCAAGAGAGCAGCATGGCTTTTGCCAATGGCTACTTTCACAGGACTCAGCCATTGTTCCCTCCTTGCCCAAATG ttttctgCAGGCCATATTATTTAGCGCATAACGATTTAGGGTTCTATCCCCAGTACCATCAGCCCAAGGTTTTTCTGGCCGCGGGAGGGATGGGGAGCAGATCATCAAGGACTGAAAAACTGGAGAAGCCCAGATCTGCCTACGATGGCGCAGGTTACAACAGTGTCCAACTGGgatatgatcatcatcatcatgtgccTATGGACACTTGCAATAATTCTGCCGGTGTCATCACCAATAGTAGTCAGGAAACTTTGTCACTTTTTCCCTTGCACCCAACCGGCATTTTACAAGGAAAAACAGGAAAATCTTCCATTGTTTCGGGGAACTCAACCGGTACTTCTAGTTTTTCTGAGATTGATCATCAAGAAGGTTCAG GTTCCTTAATTTGTAGTAGATCATGA